A single region of the Micropterus dolomieu isolate WLL.071019.BEF.003 ecotype Adirondacks linkage group LG18, ASM2129224v1, whole genome shotgun sequence genome encodes:
- the LOC123987178 gene encoding transmembrane protein 88, with the protein MCGMDVDLDDGGSGEEEKEEEFWIGEGVKMLPPPVAHSGGSAWGSRRGRCGCVACGAGLILWNLCVVLASTLLLAVVFSVVLLPAVLLLYIGFLCHSRVLDSPSAICRYLDDNSCSALIILGFVMMSPLVVVAAAVFCGLLRRFRLLLLIQPISRAWYRGRLLDWAGSIHAWV; encoded by the exons ATGTGTGGTATGGACGTGGACCTGGACGATGGAGGttcaggagaggaggagaaagaggaggagttCTGGATCGGGGAGGGAGTGAAGATGCTGCCCCCTCCCGTGGCCCACAGCGGGGGCAGCGCGTGGGGAAGCCGCAGGGGCAGGTGCGGCTGCGTGGCCTGCGGGGCAGGTCTCATCCTTTGGAACCTGTGCGTCGTCTTGGCCAGCACtctgctcctggctgtggtcttctctgtggtgctgctgcctgcagtgctgctgctgtACATCGGTTTCCTCTGCCACTCCAGG GTCCTTGACTCCCCCTCTGCCATCTGCCGTTACCTTGACGACAACAGCTGCTCCGCCCTCATCATCCTGGGCTTTGTGATGATGTCACCGCTGGTGGTCGTGGCAGCCGCCGTCTTTTGCGGGCTGCTCCGAAGGTTTCGACTCCTGCTTCTCATTCAGCCAATCTCACGTGCTTGGTACCGAGGGCGACTGCTGGACTGGGCGGGCAGCATCCACGCCTGGGTCTGA